The proteins below are encoded in one region of Segatella copri:
- a CDS encoding threonine/serine ThrE exporter family protein: MTEKELKTCACVEDNCNCKEIAESELRRKLDLLLRTGSILMESAADTSRIMRTMKRAAAFLGLDERYMHLYINWNVLMVNYSDEEHSFSKFQRCEKHGINLTSISQVSKLTWKAIKDNYSLEQYEQALNDIKTTPRSFTPWQVAIGGGFACGGFCIQFGCDWPAFFFCSLAAILGFRLRMFLPTKGCNNYVAIGISAFVATLIAWLTSFLSLNPSIAEALPAFMHSDTPWHPLMACALFIVPGVPLINFVCDMLDGYIEVGMVRALNTLLMIFAMAFGIAFAIQVCHIDNFVKDLTMTPHHEYWEFAIAAAVSAMGFSTIFSIPRRLLPVVAVGGIIAVCFRNFVNLGPSNGNIGLDMGLSIGSLAGSALISIIVIKARHWFHTPHQCITIPSVIPMVPGVLMYRALFAFIDMHGVVGEVTVGMNNLIKASLAIICIALGVAIPNVFFRRFIADNRKRKLLAMLVERKKKNGEFVDLHEVEIK; encoded by the coding sequence ATGACAGAAAAAGAATTGAAAACCTGCGCTTGCGTAGAAGATAACTGCAACTGCAAGGAAATAGCAGAATCAGAACTCAGAAGAAAACTCGACTTATTATTACGTACCGGTAGCATTCTCATGGAGAGTGCTGCCGACACATCCCGCATCATGCGAACCATGAAGCGTGCAGCAGCTTTCCTCGGTCTCGACGAGCGATACATGCACCTTTACATCAACTGGAACGTGCTGATGGTAAACTATAGCGACGAGGAGCATTCCTTCTCTAAGTTCCAGAGATGCGAGAAGCACGGTATCAACCTCACCTCTATTTCCCAGGTAAGTAAGCTCACCTGGAAGGCCATCAAGGATAACTATTCGCTCGAACAGTATGAGCAGGCTCTGAACGACATCAAGACCACCCCACGCAGCTTCACCCCTTGGCAGGTAGCCATCGGCGGCGGTTTTGCCTGCGGCGGATTCTGCATCCAGTTCGGTTGCGACTGGCCAGCCTTCTTCTTCTGTTCGCTTGCAGCCATTCTGGGTTTCCGCCTGAGAATGTTCTTGCCAACCAAGGGCTGCAACAACTATGTAGCCATCGGAATTTCGGCTTTCGTAGCCACTCTGATAGCCTGGCTCACCTCATTCCTTTCGCTCAACCCATCGATTGCCGAAGCGCTTCCAGCCTTCATGCATTCAGATACCCCTTGGCATCCGCTGATGGCGTGTGCCCTCTTCATCGTGCCGGGAGTTCCACTCATCAACTTTGTGTGCGATATGCTCGACGGATATATTGAGGTGGGAATGGTTCGTGCCCTGAACACCCTGCTGATGATTTTCGCGATGGCATTCGGTATCGCCTTCGCCATCCAGGTTTGCCATATCGACAACTTCGTGAAGGATCTTACGATGACTCCTCATCACGAATACTGGGAGTTTGCCATCGCAGCTGCCGTATCGGCCATGGGCTTCTCTACCATCTTCAGCATACCTCGCCGTCTGTTGCCGGTTGTAGCTGTGGGCGGTATCATCGCCGTATGCTTCCGCAATTTCGTCAACCTGGGTCCATCTAACGGCAACATCGGTCTCGACATGGGTCTGAGCATCGGTTCGCTTGCCGGTTCTGCGCTCATCAGCATCATCGTGATCAAGGCGCGCCATTGGTTCCATACCCCTCACCAATGCATCACCATTCCTAGCGTTATCCCAATGGTACCGGGAGTTCTGATGTATCGCGCCCTGTTCGCCTTCATCGACATGCATGGCGTGGTAGGCGAAGTAACCGTAGGTATGAACAATCTCATCAAGGCTTCGCTCGCCATCATCTGCATCGCCCTGGGTGTGGCAATTCCAAACGTATTCTTCCGCCGTTTCATCGCCGACAACCGCAAGCGCAAGCTGCTTGCCATGCTGGTAGAAAGAAAGAAGAAGAATGGCGAATTCGTAGATTTGCACGAAGTAGAAATCAAATAA
- a CDS encoding LysR family transcriptional regulator has protein sequence MEIRQLKYFLKVAETLNFSEASRKLYITQSTLSQQISHLEQEIGLPLFERNSHEVYLTEAGKELRPYAQNAVNSAEACVDHMNDLKEMLTGELNIGVTFSFSNIMSETLIAFLHAYPHVKLNIQYRTMQELMDGLKKRELDLVLAFKPLKNEKAVDSRAIFSNRLAAIVNVNHPLARLSSVKLSDLERYDLILPCKGLQARNAFDHMVEGKDLNYKIMVEVNNVNIIFDLLSRSNLVTILSESTTILQNGMKAIPIDAADNEMDGCIHILKDAYMKNSAQEFIRMLSQSTSILANFALKDILR, from the coding sequence ATGGAAATACGACAACTGAAATATTTCTTGAAGGTAGCCGAGACGCTCAACTTCTCAGAAGCTTCGCGCAAGTTATACATCACCCAGAGCACCCTCTCACAGCAGATTTCGCATCTGGAACAGGAGATAGGTCTGCCTCTCTTCGAGCGTAATTCTCATGAGGTTTACCTCACAGAGGCGGGCAAGGAATTGAGACCTTATGCCCAAAATGCGGTCAATTCTGCCGAAGCCTGTGTAGACCACATGAACGATCTGAAGGAAATGCTTACAGGCGAACTGAACATCGGCGTAACGTTCTCCTTCAGCAACATCATGTCCGAGACGCTCATCGCCTTTCTCCACGCCTATCCTCATGTCAAGCTCAACATCCAATACCGCACCATGCAGGAACTGATGGACGGACTGAAGAAGCGCGAACTCGACCTCGTTCTGGCTTTCAAGCCTCTGAAGAACGAAAAAGCGGTAGACAGCCGAGCAATTTTCAGCAACCGTCTTGCCGCCATCGTGAACGTGAATCATCCGCTGGCGCGCCTTTCATCGGTCAAGCTTTCCGATCTGGAGCGCTACGACCTCATCCTTCCTTGCAAGGGTCTGCAGGCACGCAACGCCTTTGATCACATGGTAGAGGGCAAAGATTTGAACTACAAGATTATGGTAGAGGTGAATAATGTAAACATCATCTTCGACCTTCTGAGCCGCAGCAATCTGGTGACCATTCTCTCCGAATCGACCACCATTCTGCAGAACGGCATGAAGGCGATTCCTATCGATGCTGCCGACAACGAAATGGATGGCTGCATCCACATTCTGAAAGATGCTTACATGAAAAACTCAGCCCAGGAGTTCATCCGCATGCTGAGCCAGAGCACCAGCATCCTCGCCAACTTTGCGCTGAAGGATATTCTGAGATAA
- a CDS encoding DMT family transporter, producing the protein MTSSNKVKGFAAGIVAAVCYGTNPLGTLELYGDGFNSSSVLIYRYLLAVLIFAVVMLFRKESFKVKWGHLIRLGVLGCMFSLSSATLYVSFHYMAAGIASTILFVYPIMTAILMTVFFHEKVTWSTSLAILLAVSGVGLLYQGDGNDKLSTAGFALVMCSSLLYALYIISINQWKNPGMSNIKFTFYILVFGLLTMFVYSFIAGEPIQMLQTPKQWLCAAQLALLPTVLSLFFMTISINLIGSTPAAIMGALEPVTAVIIGVCVFGESFSLQLAIGILAILAGVTIIIARKKG; encoded by the coding sequence ATGACAAGCAGTAATAAAGTTAAAGGCTTTGCGGCGGGTATTGTTGCCGCAGTATGTTATGGTACCAATCCTTTGGGCACGCTCGAACTCTATGGCGACGGATTCAATTCCAGTTCTGTACTCATCTATCGTTATCTCTTGGCGGTACTGATATTTGCCGTGGTGATGCTGTTCCGCAAGGAGAGTTTCAAGGTGAAGTGGGGACATCTGATTCGTCTTGGCGTGCTGGGCTGCATGTTTTCGCTCTCATCAGCTACGCTTTATGTCAGTTTCCATTATATGGCGGCAGGTATTGCCAGCACCATCCTCTTCGTTTATCCTATTATGACAGCCATCCTGATGACGGTCTTCTTCCATGAGAAGGTAACGTGGTCTACCTCGCTTGCCATTCTTCTGGCGGTATCGGGAGTAGGATTGCTCTATCAGGGCGATGGAAACGATAAGTTGAGCACGGCGGGTTTTGCCCTCGTCATGTGTTCATCCCTGCTCTATGCCCTTTACATCATCTCCATCAACCAATGGAAGAATCCGGGCATGTCGAACATCAAGTTTACCTTTTATATATTAGTCTTCGGACTGCTTACGATGTTTGTCTATTCGTTTATTGCAGGCGAGCCGATACAGATGCTTCAAACGCCTAAACAATGGCTCTGTGCTGCCCAGCTGGCTTTGTTGCCAACGGTATTGTCGCTCTTCTTCATGACCATCTCCATCAATCTCATCGGCAGCACGCCAGCCGCCATCATGGGAGCCCTGGAGCCTGTAACGGCGGTAATCATCGGCGTATGCGTCTTCGGCGAGAGTTTCTCTCTGCAGTTGGCGATAGGCATCCTCGCTATCCTGGCTGGCGTAACGATTATCATCGCAAGAAAGAAAGGGTAA
- a CDS encoding aldose 1-epimerase family protein, whose amino-acid sequence MEQIKNDQLTLQISSLGAELQSIKDANGNEYLWDGDEKYWNRHSPILFPIVCGLWKDTYRTEGKEYHLSRHGFARDTEFKLVGKTADRLTFALIDNEETQKNYPYHFNLAISYRLQGNEIHVIWHVENTDDKEIFFQIGGHPAFMVPGCKKGEEMKATLKLDNEAPVRLYGNVGGCIDRQAKETVETDKGIWEVNEETFAEDAVIFDKSQVKQVSILNEQGEPHVTLEFKTPAVGIWNPTGKHAPFICIEPWYGLSDWAEYDGEFKDKYLMNRLQPGASFMSEYIIRIEK is encoded by the coding sequence ATGGAACAGATTAAGAATGATCAGCTCACACTTCAGATTTCATCTCTCGGAGCAGAACTTCAGAGCATCAAGGATGCTAATGGTAATGAATATCTCTGGGATGGCGACGAGAAATACTGGAACCGCCACTCTCCTATCCTCTTCCCTATCGTATGCGGATTGTGGAAAGACACTTATCGCACAGAGGGCAAGGAGTATCACCTTTCTCGCCATGGTTTCGCACGCGATACAGAGTTCAAACTCGTTGGCAAGACTGCCGACCGCCTCACCTTCGCGCTCATCGATAACGAAGAGACTCAGAAGAACTATCCTTACCACTTCAACCTTGCCATCTCTTACCGTCTGCAGGGCAACGAGATTCATGTCATCTGGCACGTAGAGAATACCGACGACAAGGAAATCTTCTTCCAGATTGGCGGTCACCCAGCATTCATGGTTCCTGGCTGCAAGAAGGGCGAAGAAATGAAGGCTACCCTGAAACTCGATAACGAGGCGCCTGTTCGTCTCTATGGTAACGTAGGCGGATGCATCGACCGTCAGGCTAAGGAAACCGTAGAAACCGACAAGGGTATCTGGGAAGTAAACGAGGAGACTTTCGCAGAAGATGCTGTTATCTTCGACAAGAGTCAGGTTAAGCAGGTAAGCATTCTCAACGAGCAGGGCGAACCTCATGTAACCCTCGAGTTCAAGACTCCAGCCGTAGGTATCTGGAACCCAACAGGCAAGCACGCTCCATTCATCTGCATCGAGCCATGGTATGGTTTGAGCGACTGGGCTGAATATGATGGCGAGTTTAAGGACAAGTATCTGATGAACCGTCTACAGCCAGGTGCAAGTTTCATGAGTGAGTATATCATCAGAATTGAGAAATAA
- a CDS encoding OPT family oligopeptide transporter: MEEKDNLQLPENAFRELKDGEEYKPLMSPDKVYPEVNGWSVTWGIVMAVIFSAAAAYLGLKVGQVFEAAIPIAIIAVGVSTATKRSKALGENVIIQSIGACSGAVVAGAIFTLPAIYILQAKYPEMTTSFMKIFMASALGGVLGIFFLIPFRKYFVSDMHGKYPFPEATATTQVLVSGAKGGDQAKPLLIAGLVGGLYDFIVASLGWWNENFTSRVVSLGCDLADKAKLVFKVNTGAAVLGLGYIIGLKYAFFTCLGSLVVWWLIVPGMSVIFHDSVLSAWDPSIVKTVGAMSPEEIFRSYARSIGIGGIAMAGIIGIIKSWGIIKSAVGLAAKELKGKSDVDENVKRTQRDISFKIIAIGSLVTILVTFLFFWFGVMEGNLLFAIIAILLVAAIAFLFTTVAANAIAIVGSNPVSGMTLMTLIFASVVMVAVGLKGPGGMLAALIMGGVVCTALSVAGSFITDLKIGYWLGTTPKKQEGWKFLGTLVSAATVGGVMMLLNETYGFASGSLAAPQANAMAAVIDPLMNGVGAPWVLYGIGAVIAIVLTYFKIPALAFALGMFIPLELNVPLLVGGVINWYVTSRSKDAKVNSERGEKGTLIASGFIAGGALMGVVSALLKFGGIEVSIADSWWVNPMSEVCSLLAYICLIGFFIRATKK; this comes from the coding sequence ATGGAAGAAAAAGACAATTTGCAACTCCCCGAGAACGCATTCCGCGAACTGAAAGACGGGGAGGAATATAAGCCGCTGATGTCGCCTGACAAGGTTTATCCTGAGGTGAACGGATGGTCAGTTACATGGGGAATCGTGATGGCAGTCATCTTCTCTGCCGCCGCAGCTTATCTGGGCTTGAAGGTGGGTCAGGTGTTCGAAGCAGCCATCCCTATCGCCATCATCGCCGTGGGCGTAAGTACCGCTACCAAGCGTAGCAAGGCGCTGGGCGAGAATGTCATCATCCAGAGCATCGGAGCCTGTTCGGGTGCTGTAGTGGCAGGAGCCATCTTTACCCTGCCAGCCATCTACATCCTGCAGGCTAAATATCCGGAGATGACTACTTCGTTTATGAAAATCTTCATGGCTTCGGCCTTGGGAGGAGTTTTGGGAATTTTTTTCCTTATTCCTTTCCGCAAGTACTTCGTAAGCGATATGCACGGCAAGTATCCGTTCCCTGAGGCTACGGCTACCACGCAGGTACTGGTGAGCGGAGCCAAGGGAGGCGACCAGGCTAAGCCGCTGCTCATAGCCGGACTGGTGGGTGGTCTTTACGACTTTATCGTAGCCAGCCTGGGATGGTGGAACGAGAATTTCACATCGCGTGTGGTAAGTCTGGGATGCGACCTTGCCGACAAGGCTAAGCTCGTATTCAAGGTAAACACAGGTGCTGCCGTATTAGGTCTGGGTTACATCATCGGTCTGAAGTATGCCTTCTTCACCTGTCTGGGTTCGCTCGTAGTATGGTGGCTGATTGTTCCGGGCATGAGCGTTATCTTCCATGATAGCGTGCTGAGCGCCTGGGATCCTAGCATCGTGAAAACTGTAGGAGCCATGAGTCCGGAGGAAATCTTCCGTTCCTACGCCCGCAGCATCGGTATCGGCGGTATCGCCATGGCAGGTATCATCGGCATCATCAAGAGCTGGGGCATCATCAAGAGTGCCGTAGGTCTGGCTGCCAAGGAGCTGAAGGGCAAGAGCGATGTGGATGAGAACGTGAAGCGCACCCAGCGCGACATCTCTTTCAAGATTATCGCTATCGGTTCGCTTGTTACCATCCTCGTAACCTTCCTCTTCTTCTGGTTTGGCGTGATGGAGGGCAACCTTCTCTTCGCCATTATCGCCATTCTGCTCGTGGCTGCCATCGCCTTCCTCTTTACTACCGTAGCGGCTAATGCCATCGCTATTGTGGGTTCAAACCCTGTTTCGGGAATGACCCTGATGACGCTCATCTTCGCCTCTGTGGTGATGGTGGCTGTAGGCCTGAAAGGTCCTGGCGGCATGCTGGCTGCCCTGATTATGGGCGGTGTGGTTTGTACAGCCCTCTCGGTAGCAGGTTCGTTTATTACCGACCTGAAGATTGGTTACTGGCTGGGAACAACTCCTAAGAAACAGGAGGGATGGAAATTCCTCGGTACCCTGGTGAGTGCGGCTACCGTGGGCGGCGTGATGATGCTGCTGAACGAGACTTACGGTTTCGCATCGGGTTCGCTTGCAGCTCCTCAGGCTAATGCGATGGCTGCGGTTATCGACCCTTTGATGAATGGCGTGGGAGCTCCTTGGGTGCTCTATGGCATCGGAGCCGTGATAGCCATCGTGCTGACTTATTTCAAGATTCCTGCCCTGGCTTTCGCTCTGGGTATGTTTATTCCGCTGGAACTGAACGTTCCTCTGCTCGTGGGCGGAGTCATCAACTGGTATGTTACTTCGCGCAGCAAGGATGCCAAGGTGAACAGCGAACGTGGTGAGAAGGGAACGCTCATCGCCAGCGGCTTCATCGCTGGTGGAGCCCTGATGGGTGTGGTTAGCGCCCTTCTGAAGTTTGGCGGCATCGAGGTAAGTATCGCCGACAGCTGGTGGGTTAATCCGATGTCTGAGGTTTGTTCGCTCCTGGCTTACATCTGCCTCATCGGTTTCTTTATCAGAGCCACAAAGAAATAA
- a CDS encoding hybrid sensor histidine kinase/response regulator transcription factor, which translates to MRKISTLMVSVLCMMMPVGAEAQVPTAFVSKGATDIQAQPHSVTQTNSGVQLAAIDPMVRSITMDNGLPSNAVRSVVQGSKGYMWFGTDNGLCRFDGYDVKTYYNPFTTVDQFVSALTACEEGLLVGCNNGAYLFSNATDQFQKLSDKITAPVLNFSLDGDQNVWISTSGQGVFRYNRTTHELHQYPMKNIQGKVKSTLVDANNQVWMLCNQGEASIYHLNKSTDQFEAFPLKGDATMFHGMAMLATPDGNVYVGTWENGLYKLNADGSAEQLISGTLSNAVHHIHQLYCNDNKSLLIASDDGLVQYDIQNRIWHMLSEVNNPSRSTSERFVYGIADDNEGGIWVSTYYGGVNYLPSMSFEERFRAYSARLGGLRGNVVGRFFEDHQHRIWIATDDAGLDCFNPQTNSFVSYPGKSAMGKYNVHALFADENNLWVGTYGNGVIRMNMATGAQQVFLTDGMASGGNAYCIYRDRKKRLWAATMDGANLFDEGQQKFSKIKSFKSLTIDIKEDHQGNVWFATQGGGLWRLDKNNAWKQYKYVENDSTSLVSDQVNCLAIGEKGQLYVATSEGLCEFLPSKGIFRRISIDAPSQDFTSLVISQGVMWISTSKGIVKYTPGEPVQLFNKYDGLTCDQFMPNAGLLASDGRIYFGSTRGFNCFYPYLVKINQVAPPVAITSVELFGQPIEAGSDQLEKSLSHAAELNLSHNENTINISFAALSYVSPEKNQYAYKLEGVDKDWIYTHEHRANYTNLPAGTYTFLVKATNNDGVWSKNEARLQIVVHPPFWWSLPAKILYLLLIGYAIYWFMQSRLKREKLRHQEELDQLELKQDQEMRDARLQFFTMIAHEIRTPVTLIIGPLESLKEHWKQVSGKLSDGETITQTLSVIDRNAQRLLLLVNQLLDFNKVQQKGMQVHFRLNNISKLMHAVAERFAPTFEQKSIRLDVDYPADELVAMIDQEAITKVISNLMSNALKYTEDYVRLSCRLLANGTHFRIEVEDNGLGISPDEKEKIFGAFYQARDNKPGTGIGLNIVKNLVEAHHGMVEVESAVGKGSTFIVTLPLNQMDAVVEKADEMVKEEETVAEENLLTAETPVEQGSQKAGVAVASPLREPAKPVMLIVDDDEDMRQFVKAHFEKMYTVYTADNGKDALRKLEKHPVSLIISDWMMPEMDGPEFCRRVRENSEYSHLPFVMLTAKTDDAAKTESMNCGADVYIEKPFSMKYLEASVRQLLEMRRLLRSKFSHTPLEPIAEIAPTQVDNAFLERMSRIIEENVANPELNVAFLAEKMGISRSSLFNKIRGLADVTPNEMIQLVKLKKGAKLLKEGNYRISEISYMVGFSSPSYFAKCFQKQFGVKPMDFVAAES; encoded by the coding sequence ATGAGAAAGATATCTACTCTAATGGTTTCTGTGCTCTGCATGATGATGCCTGTAGGGGCTGAGGCGCAGGTACCGACAGCCTTCGTCTCGAAAGGGGCTACGGATATTCAGGCGCAGCCACATTCGGTAACGCAAACAAACTCGGGTGTACAATTGGCTGCTATTGACCCTATGGTGCGCTCTATCACGATGGATAATGGTTTGCCGAGTAATGCTGTGCGTAGCGTGGTTCAAGGTTCCAAGGGATACATGTGGTTTGGTACAGACAACGGATTGTGCCGTTTTGACGGATACGATGTCAAAACCTATTATAATCCCTTTACGACTGTAGACCAGTTTGTGAGCGCCCTTACTGCTTGCGAAGAAGGACTGCTGGTAGGTTGCAATAATGGAGCCTATCTGTTCTCTAATGCAACCGACCAATTCCAGAAACTGAGTGATAAGATTACGGCGCCTGTCCTAAATTTCTCGCTTGACGGCGATCAGAATGTTTGGATTTCTACTAGCGGACAGGGCGTGTTCAGATACAATCGGACTACTCACGAACTGCATCAGTATCCGATGAAGAATATTCAGGGTAAAGTGAAAAGTACGCTGGTTGATGCCAACAACCAGGTATGGATGCTCTGTAACCAGGGTGAAGCCAGCATCTATCATCTCAACAAGTCGACCGACCAGTTTGAAGCATTCCCTCTGAAGGGCGATGCAACCATGTTTCACGGCATGGCGATGCTGGCTACTCCCGATGGCAATGTTTATGTCGGAACCTGGGAAAACGGACTTTACAAGCTCAACGCCGATGGTAGTGCCGAACAGCTCATCAGCGGAACCTTGAGTAATGCTGTTCATCATATCCATCAGCTTTACTGCAACGACAACAAGTCTCTTCTCATAGCCAGCGATGATGGATTGGTGCAGTATGACATTCAGAACCGTATCTGGCACATGTTGTCGGAAGTCAACAATCCGAGCCGGAGTACGAGCGAGCGCTTTGTTTATGGTATAGCGGATGATAATGAAGGTGGCATTTGGGTATCTACTTACTATGGTGGTGTGAATTATCTTCCTTCTATGAGTTTTGAAGAGCGCTTCCGTGCTTATTCTGCCCGTCTGGGCGGATTGCGCGGTAATGTGGTAGGAAGATTCTTCGAAGACCATCAGCATCGCATCTGGATAGCTACGGATGATGCGGGACTCGACTGCTTTAATCCCCAGACCAACAGTTTTGTTTCTTATCCGGGCAAGTCGGCTATGGGCAAGTATAATGTTCATGCGCTCTTTGCTGATGAAAATAATCTGTGGGTAGGAACCTATGGCAATGGTGTCATCAGAATGAATATGGCTACCGGAGCGCAGCAGGTTTTCCTGACCGATGGAATGGCTTCGGGCGGTAATGCCTATTGTATTTATCGCGACCGGAAAAAACGGCTCTGGGCGGCTACGATGGATGGTGCCAACCTCTTCGATGAAGGACAGCAGAAGTTCAGCAAAATCAAGTCGTTCAAGTCGCTTACCATCGATATCAAGGAAGATCATCAGGGTAACGTATGGTTTGCTACCCAGGGAGGCGGCTTGTGGCGCTTGGACAAGAATAATGCCTGGAAACAGTATAAATATGTAGAGAATGATTCTACTTCGCTGGTGAGTGATCAGGTAAACTGTCTGGCTATCGGCGAAAAGGGGCAGCTCTATGTCGCAACCAGCGAAGGACTTTGCGAATTTCTGCCTTCAAAAGGTATATTCCGCCGAATCTCCATCGATGCGCCAAGTCAGGATTTCACGAGTCTTGTCATTTCGCAGGGAGTAATGTGGATTTCTACCAGCAAGGGAATTGTGAAATATACGCCGGGTGAACCTGTCCAGCTGTTCAATAAATATGACGGACTCACTTGCGACCAATTTATGCCAAACGCCGGACTCCTGGCTTCTGATGGCAGAATCTATTTCGGTTCTACAAGAGGTTTCAACTGCTTCTATCCATATCTCGTCAAGATCAACCAGGTAGCTCCTCCTGTGGCAATCACCTCGGTAGAACTCTTCGGACAGCCGATAGAGGCGGGGAGCGACCAGCTGGAGAAATCTCTGAGTCATGCAGCAGAACTCAATCTGTCTCATAACGAGAATACCATCAATATCTCGTTTGCCGCCCTGAGCTATGTATCGCCTGAGAAGAACCAGTATGCTTACAAACTTGAGGGAGTAGACAAGGATTGGATTTATACCCACGAGCATCGTGCCAACTATACCAATCTTCCTGCCGGAACCTATACCTTCCTGGTTAAGGCAACCAATAATGATGGTGTATGGTCGAAGAATGAGGCAAGACTCCAAATTGTGGTTCATCCGCCGTTCTGGTGGTCTCTGCCAGCCAAGATTCTGTATCTTCTGCTCATCGGTTACGCAATCTACTGGTTCATGCAGAGCCGGTTGAAACGTGAGAAACTCCGTCATCAGGAAGAACTCGACCAGTTGGAACTCAAGCAGGATCAGGAGATGAGAGATGCCCGCCTGCAGTTCTTCACGATGATTGCCCATGAAATCCGTACGCCGGTAACGCTTATCATCGGACCTTTGGAGAGTCTGAAAGAGCATTGGAAACAGGTTTCCGGAAAACTTTCCGATGGTGAGACTATCACGCAGACGCTTTCTGTTATCGACCGTAACGCCCAGCGTTTGCTCTTGCTCGTCAATCAGCTGCTCGATTTCAATAAAGTGCAGCAGAAGGGCATGCAGGTTCATTTCCGTTTGAACAATATTTCTAAGCTGATGCATGCTGTGGCAGAGCGCTTTGCTCCTACCTTCGAGCAGAAAAGCATCCGTCTTGATGTAGATTATCCAGCCGATGAGCTCGTGGCGATGATAGATCAGGAGGCCATTACCAAGGTTATCAGCAATCTGATGAGCAACGCCTTGAAATATACCGAGGATTATGTACGCTTGTCCTGCCGCCTGCTGGCGAATGGAACCCATTTCCGCATAGAGGTGGAAGACAACGGATTGGGAATCAGTCCTGACGAAAAGGAGAAAATCTTCGGAGCCTTCTATCAGGCACGCGACAACAAACCGGGAACCGGAATCGGTCTCAACATCGTGAAGAATCTCGTTGAGGCTCATCATGGTATGGTTGAAGTAGAATCTGCAGTAGGTAAGGGATCTACCTTTATCGTAACCTTGCCGCTCAACCAGATGGATGCTGTGGTAGAGAAGGCGGATGAAATGGTGAAGGAAGAAGAAACTGTTGCTGAGGAAAATCTGCTGACAGCTGAAACTCCAGTTGAGCAAGGTTCTCAAAAGGCAGGCGTTGCTGTTGCCAGTCCGCTTCGTGAACCGGCAAAACCGGTGATGCTGATTGTGGATGATGATGAAGACATGCGCCAGTTTGTGAAGGCTCATTTCGAAAAGATGTATACGGTTTATACCGCCGACAACGGAAAGGATGCGCTCCGTAAACTGGAGAAACATCCGGTTTCGCTCATCATAAGCGACTGGATGATGCCGGAGATGGACGGTCCGGAGTTCTGCCGTAGGGTGCGTGAAAATTCAGAATACTCTCATCTGCCGTTCGTGATGCTTACGGCAAAGACCGATGATGCGGCGAAGACGGAGAGTATGAACTGTGGAGCCGATGTCTACATAGAAAAGCCGTTCTCGATGAAGTATCTTGAGGCAAGCGTAAGACAGCTTCTTGAGATGCGCCGTCTGTTGAGGAGTAAGTTCTCTCATACTCCGCTTGAGCCGATAGCAGAGATTGCTCCAACTCAGGTTGATAATGCGTTCCTGGAACGAATGTCTCGCATCATCGAAGAGAATGTGGCGAATCCGGAACTCAACGTGGCGTTCCTTGCCGAAAAAATGGGCATAAGCCGCTCTTCGCTCTTTAATAAGATTCGCGGTCTTGCCGATGTTACGCCAAACGAGATGATCCAGCTCGTGAAACTGAAGAAGGGCGCAAAACTCCTGAAAGAAGGAAACTACCGCATCAGCGAAATCAGCTATATGGTAGGTTTCAGCAGTCCTAGCTATTTTGCCAAGTGCTTCCAGAAGCAGTTTGGCGTCAAGCCGATGGATTTTGTAGCTGCGGAATCGTAG